AGTAATGCTATTACAAGAGCAGACAAGCCTTGATCGCAGCTCTAGTTTAGCGGGAAACGCATTGGACTGGTCCTCTAATAACCATTTGAGTTCGGTGGGTGCGAAAGAAGGGCAGGCCATGGATAATCTAGATGGGTGCACACTACTTCACCTTGCTTGTGAAACCGGAGACATTGGCATGTTGGAGCTCCTCCTACAATATGGTGCAAATGTTAATGCAACTGATTCGAGAGGTCAAACACCACTACATCGCTGTattctcaaaggaaaatctaTACTTGCTAGATTACTGTTATCAAGGTGAGCCTAATGTACTTCTTCTTATGGTTTATCTGATTCTTCCAACAATTTATTTGGTTCTTTGTTTTTTATCATTTGGTTTTTAGCCATGGCTCACTGAATACTACTGAAATCTGTAAAAATGCAGGGGGGCCGATCCTCGAGCTGTGGATGACCAGGGAAGAACCCCTATTGAGCTTGCTGCAGAATCAAATGCTGATGACCATGCTCCATTGGCTGATTCTAATGGATGACAAAATAGAAAGACGCTGGAGCTCCAAGTATATTTACATATACAAGATATGGAAAGATTGGATTATGTAAATTTGTATTTCACAAATCGAAAAGCtggttttttcctttttctgttGAAGGAAATGCTACTAGAGTGAAGGATTAAAGGAGAGTGGTAGGTTGTAATGTCTGCCCCTTTGGTCGTGTGCAAAACAGTGACAAGATTTGTAATGTAAAATGACCACATTGGTCTGAATCAAGAGCAATGTTATATACTGGTAGTAGCTCCCAGCCATCAAGCCAAACCAGCCAGCAATTTGTAAAATTCTgcttgtgtatttttttttttcatttgcttCCTTTGTGGTGAAGCTTTAAATGCATCAGGATAGGGATTTCTGTATGTCGTGTACATTGGTTTCTTTTTGTGAAAGTGTAGTGGCTGTAATTCGCTTTTGCATTAGGATAGGGGTTTCTGTATGTTGTGTACATTATCAACActcttgtttattttattttattttgtctgATTCTCCAATGCCCTCCTGTTTTTTATAAAAAGATATTCCAACTgtaaaaaaggtaaaaaaaaggcttaaataagtttttggtccctaacttttaccaaatgcttgattttcgtccctcgccagagcaaaggtgggttttagtccctaacctttaccacaagatttggttttggtccctccggagctctgggtcaacgccggagctccgatggcccatgtggcatggccacgtgggaTTAATAAGCTGACAtggaatatttttttatttttaattaaaaaaccttatttatttaaaaaaagaaattatttaaaattctaaaaagaaattatactaaaaaaaaaacttaagttatttactaatttttttttttacctcaaatccttcttcatcatcttcaaccatcatcttcaccatgtgtttaaaaaaaaatcttttttatgtTGGAAAAGCTTGCAAATTTAGTAGAACTATTCAACCCAGAAATCAGCAAATCAGCAAACCCAGAAATCCCTTCACCAAAAAAACCCAGAACACACCGTTGCTCAAGTACCAGTAGAAGCATCCTCACAATTAGCATGAAAGGCTCCGTTACTACAGAGGGAGGGAGGGATTCGGTTCCTGGGTTTGTTGCTGGCTTGGGTTTTCCAGATCTGGTTCCGAAGCAGTGCATGACAGAGGTTTCTAGATCTGGGTTTGAGCTCCTCAGATTTGGAATAATGTTTTGGTTGATTGTAAATTGTAATTTTGGTTGATTCtggaatgatgaagatgattatgAATAATTTCTTTGCTTTCTCTCTCCACTGTTCTTTTCCTTCCAACAAAATTAGGGTTTCCTTTTCAATTCAAtgtgagagaagaagaagaagaaaaaatcatTCATCACATTAACATTCATAGAAAAATTGGGAAAAAACTGTGTGAGAAACCATGGTTCTCCTATGCGTATCCCTAAAGGTAATAATCCTTGAagatctatctatctatctctcaATGGATTTGATGGTTTTGATTCAGTGCTTTCCCCCTGATTTTGGAGGGTTTGTTGGAATAATAGTAGGGtttaatttaattcaatttGATTCGGCGCTTCCCCCTGATGTTGTGTGGATTAACATAGATgaagaatgattttttttttaattttaattaaatgaaggatttaattatggttttttttatagattaaGAATAGtttcattattaattattttattaatttcatttttttataatttaaatgaaaaatacatttaaattccacgtcagctcattaaactgacgtggccatgccacatggggtCACCGGAGCTTCGGCGTTGACctagagctccggagggaccaaaaccaaatcttgtggcaaaggttagggactaaaacccacctttgctccggcgagggatgaaaaccaagcatttagtaaaggttagggaccaaaaacttatttaagcctaaaaaaaattatcaagaaACTTTGAAACCCCTACAAATAAGTAAAAGTTAGAACATGTTATTTGTGatgttaaaatatttaaatgtgGGTGGGGCACAAACAAAATTGGTCAAGTGAATGAAAAAGTGAAGTAGCCTATTTCACCAGCAATTTGAATGGTACAAGACTACAAGTATTAGCCAGAAGTGACCCATTGAAAATTTGTATCTGATGGTTAAGGAGGACCACAGTTGCAAAATTACAACAATTATGCAAAACAATTAGTCAATTATGTAGTTAGAGAAAGGAAACCACAAAGTCAAGATATTCTTTAAGCTTATAATGGGAAATTTCAGTGTATTACatataacaaaacaaaatcatgaGGGCTAATCTATTGGTTTACAGTGGACAACACTTTGTGTAAAGTCAGCTATCAACTAAAACtcgaaattcaaaaaaaaaaaaaaaaaactaaaactaacatTTGTCAAGGGAAACCTCAAGACAATTATTGGTATTAGTAAACACAACTTGAATTGGGGTTTGACACGATTGCATTATAGAGGAAAGGTGCGTTTTAATCTTtctttttttgtacatcgaaaATATggtatttactatttagtttTTAAATGGTAATTTTGCTTGAGGTTACTCAATTATAGGAAAAAAAGCAATTTAATGTTTGATAAACACATTAATGTTAATTTTGTTTTAGTAACCAAATTAATAGCTCATATATTTTTATGAAAGTGAATAAGTATTTATTCATGCAACAAGACCTAAGACTTGTAAAATTTACATGAAGTAGTCTTAGACTTGTGAAACAAAATAAGTTTGGGTTCAAATTCTAATTAGTACACAATATTATCGTATAGTTAAAAAATGATAATGACTATTatcttaaaaataataatacgtAGACCTACAaacaatataaatatttaataaacactttatttttttttagtatttCTCTCTTTTATCATATATGACATCAATTACTTCTCACTCTTATCTTccttttttattcttattatgAATGTCATATAGTTTTTTACACTATACATATATTATATGTATACAAATCATTTTCATaacttaaatttcaaaatatataaataaataagaacaATTTTTCTTTTCCGATCAAAGATATGATGATACAAAGTTCATATTCAATTCCACTACCCTATTCCTATGATATGACACCTACACCATATTAGACTATAATGTATAAGAATCTAAACATATAGCTAAATATTCCTCTATTACTAGCAACTTGAAAGATGAAATTTGATTAAAGTCATTCCTAATCTTAGCAGCTACCACCCACCGTTCACTTTAaaataaagaagataaaaaagaaaagatgaaaagaaagaaagaaaaggaaaagcaagcaaaatatttaataattaaaagcaattattaaaaaaactttactaTTTTGGATAACATTAACTAATTTCTTCATTTGTTAAGGGTACTTACgctaaacagtaaacaattgACTATAAAATACGCTTCATTTTTTGTAGGCGAAAATTGAACTCTCAACATCATAATTAATGAAAGAAGGGATCTAATCACTATGTtagtatttatttaaaaataaaactttaCTAATTACACACAACACAAGGCTGTAATCACAGCACAAATTTCCATGCAGCTTGATTGAACGGCTGAGATTGAGTTTCATCGGATCTGACGGTGGACATTCTCAGTCACGGATTACGATGTTTAGCTTTTAGGACCAAACATGGAGCCCACGTAGTACAGTGTACTGAGTGCTGCTGGCTACTCACAAAGGCGGGAACCCAGTTTTGTCGCAGAGGTATGGCCCTTTCTTGTCATCTGTATCAGAtagatagagagagaaagagagagaatcaCTGAGTCATTCACTACACATGCTGTGTTGTGTTTCTTTGTGTGACCCTGTTATCTGTTTGTGAACAACATTGGGTTGGTTGTGTTTGCGTTTCGGTTGAGATAATCTCGAAAGCACTTTTAACTCAACGGAGCCTAAGAATTATTTTCACGTTCGCACATTAGAATTTGTATTTTTCATTGAAACTACTTTGGAATGCGTGTGAcctgaaaaccaaacacacacattGCAGTTTTTGAGGAAGGGTTTGTTTTGTGTTTCTTGTAGTTTGtagttgttgctgttgttgttggggttggtgTTTCTTCAGCATGTTCATACCCCCCTTCATTTTCTGTTCAACTTTTTGACTTTCTGTTTTGTTTCCCAgaaaaaagataggaacttTGTTTCTGGGTTTGGTTCCTTTTTCCTGGTTTTGCTAGTTTTGATAGTAGCACCAGGGAATAGTTTgtcatttgtttttcttttgcaggTTAAAATTCTTGTTCTGATTCTTGTAAAGGTGGGAAGTTTATGGGTGTGGGGAGAGACAGAAAGATGGGGTTAATGATtccatgacaacaagttgcttTTTATGAAGGCTTCTTTGTGAAGATTTTGGTTTGAAAATGAAAAGGGTGTGGAAGATGCTTATGCTTATGCTTGCACTCTTTTTCAACCCATTTTAGCATCAAGTGTGAAAAGTTTGGTCTTGGGGGCTTGTATGAGTTTGTTTCCAAGTGTTGTGTTGTTGTGATGATTCATCTTGCAAAAGGGGTTTTCAGCATCTTGTGAAATTCATTCCTTCTCATGCTGGAGCCTCTGAGATTGTTTTTTGGTTGTGAATTTGCTTGTTGTGCTTTGATGTTTAGGAAAAGACACAACCCTTTTTCTCTTGCAAGGGAGTTCTTGGTATTTCAacctcttcttcttgttctggTATTGTTCACCTTGCAACATAACACTGTGCATTGCCATGGAAGATTTAGCAAACACATCTCTTCAGaaccatcgccaccaccatcagAATACAAGGATAACTCTAGGAAGATCATTTTCAGCATAGTTTTAGGAGCAGTCACTGGACTAGTTTGTTCTGTTCTCTTTGCATTTGTGGTTCGTTATGTGGTTCAGTATCTGAACAGAACACCAATCCTCAAAGGCCCTGTCATATTCTCCCCAAAAATTGCCCCCAAAACACTCCAATCAGCTTTGGCAAAAGAAAACCACTTGCTAGGTTCAAGTCCAAATGGGAAATACTACAAAACTGTGCTTGACAATGGGCTGACAATTGCAGTCAAAAAGCTAACACAGGAACAAAATTCTCCAGAGGCAAAGAAAAAATCAGTGAAGAGGCAGATACAAGCAGAGCTAGAGATTCTTGCAAGGTTAAGACATAGGAACTTGATGAGTCTGAGGGCTTATGTTCGTGAACCTGATGGATTTTCATTGATGTATGATTATGTGTCCACTGGGAGTCTTTGTGATGTGATGAGTAGAGTGAGGGAGAATGAGTTGGTGCTTGGTTGGGAAGTTAGGCTGAGGGTTGCTGTTGGTGTGGTGAAGGGTCTTCAGTATCTTCACTTCACTTGTGTGCCTCAGATTCTGCACTACAACTTGAAGCCAACTAATGTGATGTTGGATGCAGAGTTTGAACCCAGATTGGGAGATTATGGATTGGCTAAGCTTCTACCAAACTTGGATAGAGGGACATCTGTCTACAGCCCTCCTGAATGTTTCCATAATTGCAGGTAAGACAAAATGGATTTGATGAATCAAACTCGTTTATACTTTTATAGTATGTTAGgatcaacttctttttcctcCGAATCAATTTTGTTAGTCAGAAGCTACTCAGATAAGTTTCTTTCTAGAATCGATTATGcctttagaattgattttggaatGATTGCCAAACTTGCACTCATTGGTGCTATGAATTtgctctctttctttttcttacaCCAAAAGTGTAAATCAGTGGTTGATAATGGGCATTTGTTCGGTTTGTTACCTCATTCAAAAGTTCAATACTTCATTGGAGGGCTTTTCTCTTTGGAATACCTAATCAAAGATTGTTGTTGTGAAATGTAATCAGTATTTTGAATTTTCATGGTGCCATTTACAATTTACAATTGGTATATTATTTAATGAGAGCTTTGCAAAAccaacaattttttatttggaaATATCACTTCATGTAGTCAAGGTTTTTAACTTTAGGCTCTTGGTAGGTCCTCACATGCTGTAAAGTGTAAACTACTAATAGCCTGTTTAGATCAGCTTCTatttcctcataatcaattatggcatcAGTAATTACTCATAGAAGCTTCTCCACAAAATTGATTGTCTTAAATTATAGTGCTTGTTTGGAAatcattctacaattgattctagagTCTGAATCAATTCTAAGGATAAACTTTTGTGTGTTCTACTATTCGAGAAGCTAAGGGAAGTAGCTTCTCTCCTTCATGAATTTGGCTTCAGCTTGGTTTCTTAATGAATTTCCAAATGTACTGTTTGTGAGTAACTTTTggatttcaaaattcaaaattgattttgaggaaaaaaTAATCCTAACATGCAAATaggaaggatttccaaacatgcactaagatTGGTAAGTCAGaacataacataaaaaatagCACTCATTGTTTATTCTCTCACAAACGATGAGTGCTATTAGGAATGccattaattttgttaattttcaaaaaaataaaatatgtttttcttattttactCTTTTGAACTTTATTCATTACTATCTCTCATCGTTTATTCTCTCACATCATTTATGTTTTCCTTTATCTCATCATTTATTGCAAGAGGGTATTATTGGGAAAAATTGTTTAATGTTATCTTGAAATtgtaagtggacagttaaataggaacaattTTTTCTCAAAGTGGAcaattaaataggaacggaaggagtaattaagtaattaacaaAGGTTTGTTCATAATTTAAGTTGTTGTATCTCTTGTTGTTTCATTGGTGGATGTCCATTTAAGCATGAATACAAAGGTTGCAATAAGATGTTTGTTCATTCCATTCTTTCATGTTAACTTCTTGTTATTCTGATTGAATTGTGTATTTTTGCAAATTTCAGCAGGTACACGGACAAGAGTGACATATTCAGTTTTGGCATGATCCTTGGTGTTTTGTTAACTGGCAAGGACCCTACAGATCCATTCTTTGGAGAAGCAGCAAGTGGGGGGAGCTTGGGGTGTTGGCTGAGGCACTTGCAACAAGCAGGTgaagcaaaagaagctttagaTAAGAGCATTTTGGGGGAAGAAGGGGAAGAAGATGAGATGCTCATGGCTTTCAGGATTGCTGCTGCATGCCTCTCTGATGTGCCTGCAGATAGGCCTTGTAGTGATGAGCTTGTTCACATGCTAACACAACTGCACAGTTTTTGAAGCCAAAATACCTTGATGATTCTTCTGTTTCTGGagtttcttgtttttgtttttgttttaccACTCCTTATCTATAAGTGCTCGTTTGGTTTGGTGTTAAACTCAACGTTAATCCGTGTTTGAGTCAACCAGGAAAAATTTGGCTTCTCCGATGATGCATTAAGATGTGTGTTTTTCCATTTGCGTTGATGCAAACACCAATACAAACGGATATAAGATGTTAAGGGGGCTTTTTTGGTTGGCCATGGTTCTGGTGTAGTTGATTATTTTGTTGCATCATCttggttttcaattttcattgtGTGGTTGCTGCTATTTTCTTTCACTCTCTATTTTTGGCTGATTTTGCAGATTATATATGTGATTGTTATTTAGGTTACACTAGAGTAGTAGGTTTGTAAATGACTAGTGATGTTAACAGGTAATTAAGTGTTTTCTTAATACTATTGCATTAGTTGAAATATATTCCTGAATATTTCTTGTACTGTGAATACATTTGGATACATGAACATCTTTTGGTTTTGTCCCCATATCTCCATGCCTGAACTGAGCACCATTTCATTGGCTAGTTAAGCTCAACAAAGATAAGTTGAAGTTATAGATAAAAAGTAAGGCGGTATTAGgcatttttttctaaaaaggaAAAACTGGATGAAAAACATTTTACAAAAGCATTTTTAGATCAGCTTCTCTTCTCGGTATAATTCTATCCTTTCAGGAGCTACTAAATGAAGctcttttttttctataattggttttggtttcagaatcaattttagaagAATTTGTAAACCTGCACTTGTTTTTACCAGTGGAGAGTATAAAAAGTCCAGaggatcttttttttttggtcaaagaagTCCAGAGGATCTTAAATACCTCTTTCTTATCAATATTTCATTTCCAGAACCCAAGCACCACTTAAACCTCCGTTGAACCCTTCTGTTACAGCACCTTCATTGCCATAACCTAAGCTAGCTGGGCCCACCATGAACTCATCTCAATGCAACTGAAAAATGCTTTGGTGGAAAAAGAGGAAATTAGCTGGTCAAACTAACCGTTATGTAAAATTACCGACAACTAGTTATTGTCTATGGTGGACCTTATATATACTCTTAACATCTACAACATTGGTCTGAGACCTCTTCATTGTGATATATCTTCTTTGAGTTCTCACCAAATTGTGTGAAATAAATTgctctcaattttttttctttcaaatggATCCTTGTGATTCAGATGAGCTCGAGTGGAAAATTATAGAAGATGAGATGAAGGATCTTAAAGCGCAAGAAGAACGCATTCAGTTAATGATTGGGAGGCATATGCGGCAACAAGGCAGCAACTCTGGTAACTGTAGACGTCGAAGAACTCGTGTTGAAAGGACTCATGAAAGAGGCCAACACATTGTTGAAGGTCATGGCAGCAATGATGAGGGTGTGCAAGAGTTGTACAAAGAAAAATTGGTAGAGGCGAAAGAATGGAGACGTCTTTACAAGCTTGAAGCTGAAATAAGAGAAAGAAACGTAACCTTGAAAGAGTTTGAAATTCTGATGAAGGACACATCTGGAATGAATGACTGAGACACAATTATATTATCATAATGcattttgcaaaaaaattaaagaaactcATGGATTGGACTAAGCTTTCGATGTATGAGCTTGTTAAAGTCTGTATTCTTTGAAGTTTAGGCTTGATGTAGTGAGATGAAGATAATATAAGCTATGCGACTCATAAACTCAATGTCTTAATGTTTTGAGTAAGAATGTAGTATCCGATTATCTTTGTGGTCTTGTATTGGCTCAATGGTGCTTTGGGACCCCTACTCCCCAACACCTAGTGCATCCTCCATTGTGTTATTTGCCAGATAGATCTTGATTATGGTTAGCCATTAGTATCCAAACATTTAAGCA
This is a stretch of genomic DNA from Lotus japonicus ecotype B-129 chromosome 1, LjGifu_v1.2. It encodes these proteins:
- the LOC130728764 gene encoding inactive leucine-rich repeat receptor-like protein kinase CORYNE isoform X1; protein product: MLEPLRLFFGCEFACCALMFRKRHNPFSLAREFLVFQPLLLVLVLFTLQHNTVHCHGRFSKHISSEPSPPPSEYKDNSRKIIFSIVLGAVTGLVCSVLFAFVVRYVVQYLNRTPILKGPVIFSPKIAPKTLQSALAKENHLLGSSPNGKYYKTVLDNGLTIAVKKLTQEQNSPEAKKKSVKRQIQAELEILARLRHRNLMSLRAYVREPDGFSLMYDYVSTGSLCDVMSRVRENELVLGWEVRLRVAVGVVKGLQYLHFTCVPQILHYNLKPTNVMLDAEFEPRLGDYGLAKLLPNLDRGTSVYSPPECFHNCSRYTDKSDIFSFGMILGVLLTGKDPTDPFFGEAASGGSLGCWLRHLQQAGEAKEALDKSILGEEGEEDEMLMAFRIAAACLSDVPADRPCSDELVHMLTQLHSF
- the LOC130728764 gene encoding inactive leucine-rich repeat receptor-like protein kinase CORYNE isoform X2 — protein: MLEPLRLFFGCEFACCALMFRKRHNPFSLAREFLVFQPLLLVLVLFTLQHNTVHCHGRFSKHISSEPSPPPSEYKDNSRKIIFSIVLGAVTGLVCSVLFAFVVRYVVQYLNRTPILKGPVIFSPKIAPKTLQSALAKENHLLGSSPNGKYYKTVLDNGLTIAVKKLTQEQNSPEAKKKSVKRQIQAELEILARLRHRNLMSLRAYVREPDGFSLMYDYVSTGSLCDVMSRVRENELVLGWEVRLRVAVGVVKGLQYLHFTCVPQILHYNLKPTNVMLDAEFEPRLGDYGLAKLLPNLDRGTSVYSPPECFHNCRYTDKSDIFSFGMILGVLLTGKDPTDPFFGEAASGGSLGCWLRHLQQAGEAKEALDKSILGEEGEEDEMLMAFRIAAACLSDVPADRPCSDELVHMLTQLHSF